One part of the Bacillus sp. FJAT-27916 genome encodes these proteins:
- a CDS encoding ABC transporter permease has protein sequence MRIAALVKRILIQIIRDKRTMALLFVAPLLVLTLMNYVFDGKTIEPTLGIVDGDQQLIEKMREADIEVKEYDEASDIDKIILEDNLDGLLQASDAKATLTLLNNDPSLTKSLEMKVKQIYGQEVQAQMLGPTKAPSKTTTQDIIKTEYVYGSSDTEIFDTINPVLVGFFVFFFVFLIAGIGLLNERTTGTLDRLLTTPIRRGEVVAAYLIGYGILALIQTIIIVLFSINVLDMVLVGSMWNVILINVVIALVALSLGILLSSFASSEFQMIQFIPLVIVPQVFFSGIFSIEAMADWLQVFARFMPMYYAADALKGVMYQGLTLADISHDVYILLAFAAVFIVLNLFALKKYRKL, from the coding sequence ATGAGGATAGCAGCACTGGTTAAAAGAATATTAATACAAATCATCCGAGATAAGCGGACAATGGCGCTTTTATTTGTGGCTCCATTATTAGTTTTAACACTGATGAATTATGTCTTTGATGGTAAAACGATTGAACCTACATTGGGAATTGTGGATGGGGATCAACAACTAATCGAAAAAATGCGGGAGGCAGATATTGAGGTAAAAGAATATGACGAAGCATCTGACATAGACAAAATAATTTTAGAGGATAATTTAGATGGACTTTTACAAGCATCAGATGCCAAAGCAACCTTAACATTGCTAAATAACGATCCATCATTAACAAAAAGTTTAGAAATGAAGGTTAAGCAAATCTATGGCCAAGAAGTTCAAGCCCAAATGCTAGGACCAACCAAAGCACCAAGCAAAACAACAACACAGGATATAATCAAAACAGAGTATGTTTATGGAAGCAGCGATACGGAGATCTTTGATACGATTAACCCTGTTTTAGTTGGCTTTTTCGTCTTCTTCTTTGTCTTCTTAATTGCTGGAATTGGGCTGTTAAATGAAAGAACGACAGGTACGCTGGATCGATTATTGACAACTCCTATTCGAAGAGGGGAAGTAGTGGCCGCTTATCTCATCGGTTATGGTATTCTAGCCCTGATTCAAACGATTATTATTGTGTTGTTCTCAATAAATGTGTTAGATATGGTTTTGGTTGGTTCAATGTGGAATGTTATATTGATAAACGTCGTTATCGCCCTTGTCGCCTTGTCGCTTGGCATCCTGCTATCCTCCTTTGCGAGCTCTGAATTTCAAATGATTCAATTCATTCCGCTCGTCATCGTGCCGCAAGTATTCTTTTCAGGAATCTTCTCCATTGAGGCGATGGCTGATTGGTTACAAGTATTTGCGAGATTTATGCCGATGTATTATGCAGCGGACGCATTAAAAGGAGTCATGTATCAAGGATTAACATTAGCAGACATTAGTCATGACGTATATATCCTCTTGGCTTTTGCAGCAGTGTTTATCGTATTGAATTTGTTTGCTTTGAAAAAGTATCGTAAGCTATAA
- a CDS encoding NUDIX hydrolase, translated as MDAVFQTKSAVFNYRTAAVWIEDGHILLHRQADDNYWALPGGRVKIGEDSMTSLKRELKEELGADAEVDQLVSFTENFFEYKNAPFHEIGLYYSVTRKGSSILKHGPFFGLEGERLIYQWVPLEELSSLTVYPAFLQEGLLKMPASTEHLVLHT; from the coding sequence ATGGATGCCGTATTTCAAACAAAATCAGCTGTCTTTAACTACCGAACCGCCGCTGTTTGGATTGAGGATGGGCATATACTATTACACCGGCAAGCTGACGATAACTATTGGGCATTGCCAGGAGGAAGAGTCAAGATTGGAGAGGATTCCATGACATCCTTGAAAAGAGAATTGAAGGAGGAGCTCGGAGCCGACGCTGAAGTTGATCAACTGGTATCGTTTACAGAGAATTTCTTTGAATACAAAAATGCCCCCTTTCATGAGATAGGCCTTTATTATTCCGTCACGCGAAAAGGATCCTCTATTCTAAAGCATGGTCCCTTTTTCGGACTTGAGGGTGAACGGCTGATCTATCAATGGGTACCGCTTGAGGAGCTTTCCTCTTTAACCGTGTATCCAGCATTTCTACAGGAGGGACTATTAAAGATGCCTGCTTCAACTGAACATTTAGTGTTACATACATAA
- the panF gene encoding sodium/pantothenate symporter has protein sequence MNWEVILPLAIFLVIIFIIGFYANSRVNHSNSFLQEYFLGGRQLGGFVLAMTMMATYGSASSFIGGPGVAYTRGLGWVLLSMAQLAAGYFVLMILGKKFAIMARKYKAITMVDYLKGRYKSDAVVIISSLSIIIFLFASMTSQWVGGARLIESLTGLPYRTALFIFAASVLVYVIIGGFRAVALTDTVQGIVMLVGTIILLVATIIAGGGMENIMSDLVAENPNLVSPFGADQDLTPLYVSSFWILVGVGVVGLPQISMRAMSYKDSKGMHTAIIIGTIVIGAVMLGMHLIGVLARAVLPGIEVADTVMPTLAMDVLPAFVAGIVLAAPMAAIMSTVDSLLILVSATVVKDLYVNYIKPDSSEKQIKTISFFVTTIVGLSVVLFAMTPPDLIIWLNLFAFGGLESVFIWPVVMGLYWEKGNKYGAIASMIVGMGSFIIIDQYYPTPFGMHSVVLPIVFSFLVYVAASLLTAPRQSGRPLQNQ, from the coding sequence ATGAATTGGGAAGTGATCCTGCCGCTCGCCATCTTTTTGGTCATTATCTTTATCATTGGTTTTTATGCGAATAGCCGTGTCAATCATAGCAATTCCTTTCTTCAGGAATACTTTCTTGGCGGCCGCCAGCTAGGAGGATTTGTACTCGCCATGACGATGATGGCGACATATGGAAGTGCTTCTAGCTTTATTGGAGGGCCGGGGGTTGCATACACGAGAGGACTTGGCTGGGTGCTTTTATCGATGGCCCAGCTGGCAGCAGGTTATTTTGTCCTCATGATCCTTGGAAAGAAATTTGCGATTATGGCGCGCAAGTACAAAGCCATTACGATGGTGGATTATTTGAAGGGGCGTTATAAGAGTGATGCTGTTGTCATTATTTCATCGCTTAGTATCATTATCTTCTTATTCGCTTCAATGACCTCTCAATGGGTGGGAGGTGCGCGCTTAATTGAGTCTCTTACTGGACTGCCTTACAGGACAGCGTTATTTATCTTTGCGGCATCGGTCCTTGTTTATGTGATTATCGGGGGCTTCCGAGCGGTTGCATTGACGGATACGGTACAAGGAATTGTCATGCTGGTAGGTACCATCATTTTGCTTGTTGCGACAATCATTGCCGGAGGCGGAATGGAAAATATCATGTCAGATCTCGTGGCAGAGAATCCGAATCTCGTCTCACCTTTTGGCGCTGATCAAGACCTGACACCTCTTTATGTATCCTCCTTCTGGATACTGGTCGGGGTAGGTGTTGTCGGTCTCCCGCAAATTAGTATGAGGGCTATGTCATATAAGGACTCAAAAGGCATGCATACAGCGATCATCATCGGTACGATTGTGATTGGTGCGGTCATGCTTGGCATGCATCTGATTGGTGTGCTCGCCCGGGCCGTTCTGCCAGGGATTGAGGTAGCCGATACAGTTATGCCGACGCTCGCGATGGATGTTCTGCCTGCCTTTGTGGCAGGAATTGTCCTTGCTGCTCCAATGGCAGCAATCATGTCGACAGTGGATTCCCTCCTTATCTTAGTGAGTGCGACTGTCGTGAAGGATTTGTATGTCAATTATATAAAACCAGATTCATCTGAGAAACAAATCAAGACCATTAGCTTTTTTGTGACAACCATTGTTGGTTTATCCGTTGTCCTTTTTGCTATGACGCCGCCCGATTTAATTATCTGGCTCAATCTTTTCGCTTTTGGCGGACTTGAATCGGTCTTCATCTGGCCGGTTGTCATGGGATTGTACTGGGAAAAGGGAAATAAATATGGCGCCATTGCTTCAATGATTGTCGGAATGGGATCATTTATTATCATTGATCAATACTATCCAACCCCCTTTGGCATGCATTCCGTTGTCCTGCCAATCGTCTTCTCCTTCTTGGTCTATGTGGCAGCAAGCTTATTGACTGCTCCAAGACAATCGGGGAGACCTTTACAGAATCAGTAA
- the pxpB gene encoding 5-oxoprolinase subunit PxpB, whose protein sequence is MTYTFSPLGDKAVMIKCGSAIGQQEYEKVMKASRRLEQVEEDWLIEIVPSFASIAVFYDPVQLDWLHKDGQSPYETARMRLEEILSDRQGTESKKERFMEIPVCYGGELGPDLAYVAHYHKLSEEEVIELHASGEYVVYMLGFAPGFPYMGGMKKEIATPRKETPRLKIPSRSVGIAGEQTGIYPIESPGGWQLIGRTPYSLFLPDKEPPALLQAGDQIKFNPISYEEYLSLGGEHS, encoded by the coding sequence GTGACGTATACATTTTCTCCTTTAGGAGACAAGGCTGTCATGATTAAATGCGGCTCTGCAATAGGTCAGCAAGAATATGAAAAGGTCATGAAGGCTTCCAGGCGGCTTGAACAAGTCGAGGAGGATTGGCTGATTGAAATCGTTCCAAGCTTTGCCTCAATCGCCGTTTTCTATGACCCTGTTCAATTAGACTGGCTCCATAAGGATGGTCAATCTCCTTATGAAACAGCCAGGATGAGGCTTGAAGAAATCCTATCTGACAGACAAGGAACAGAAAGTAAAAAAGAGAGGTTCATGGAGATTCCAGTTTGTTACGGAGGGGAGCTCGGGCCGGACCTTGCTTATGTAGCACACTATCACAAACTATCTGAGGAAGAGGTTATTGAACTGCATGCGAGCGGAGAGTATGTCGTCTATATGCTTGGATTTGCTCCTGGCTTTCCCTATATGGGCGGCATGAAAAAAGAAATCGCAACACCACGCAAAGAAACTCCTAGGCTTAAGATTCCTTCAAGGAGTGTCGGAATAGCCGGTGAGCAGACAGGGATTTATCCGATTGAATCCCCTGGCGGCTGGCAATTAATCGGCAGAACCCCTTATTCTCTTTTTCTCCCTGATAAAGAACCTCCTGCCTTGCTGCAAGCAGGCGACCAAATCAAATTTAACCCCATTAGCTATGAAGAATATCTTTCGTTGGGAGGGGAGCATTCTTGA
- a CDS encoding kinase, with translation METTLIILRGNSGSGKTTIAKHLQKQWGEGTLLVSQDVIRRDMLNVRDRKKNLSIELIRQITKYGKGQCEYVILEGILSKERYGDMLCDLIDYYQGKALIYYFDLPFEETVKRHQTRSKKLAFGETELRKWWNPHDYLGDERERIITKEMSELEIVKTIVEDSSVIPTR, from the coding sequence ATGGAGACAACGCTTATTATCCTTCGAGGAAATTCGGGGAGTGGAAAGACGACCATTGCGAAACATCTTCAAAAGCAATGGGGAGAGGGGACTTTGCTCGTATCACAGGATGTCATTCGACGAGATATGCTGAATGTGCGGGACAGAAAGAAAAATCTTTCGATTGAATTAATCCGTCAAATCACGAAATATGGGAAGGGCCAATGTGAATATGTCATTTTAGAGGGGATTTTGAGCAAGGAACGATATGGAGATATGCTCTGCGATTTGATTGACTATTATCAAGGAAAAGCCCTTATCTATTACTTTGATTTGCCATTTGAGGAAACAGTTAAGCGGCATCAAACCCGTTCAAAAAAGTTGGCATTTGGAGAAACCGAATTGAGGAAATGGTGGAATCCACATGATTATCTAGGCGATGAAAGGGAAAGAATCATTACGAAAGAAATGTCAGAGCTTGAGATTGTGAAAACAATCGTAGAAGACAGTTCAGTCATACCAACCAGATAG
- a CDS encoding ABC transporter ATP-binding protein has product MSETNTIHVQKVTKSFSKKVVVKDVNIDIKEGSIYGFIGPSGAGKTTLIKMMVGMDTPDEGSIYLLGEKMPNLNILQQVGYMAQSDALYTALTGKENLMFFASLFKLDKMEKQKRIAYVAELVNLTEDLNKRVSAYSGGMKRRLSLAIALIQNPQVLILDEPTVGIDPELRLSIWNELVRLKREEGKTIIVTTHVMDEAERCDCIAMVRDGSIIASGTSRQLKEKYKVNSLDEAFLQAGRQSK; this is encoded by the coding sequence ATGAGTGAAACGAATACCATTCACGTTCAAAAAGTAACGAAAAGTTTCAGCAAAAAAGTGGTCGTAAAAGATGTCAACATCGATATAAAAGAGGGCAGTATTTATGGTTTTATCGGGCCTTCTGGAGCTGGTAAAACAACCCTAATCAAGATGATGGTTGGAATGGATACCCCAGATGAGGGTTCAATATATTTATTAGGTGAAAAAATGCCTAACTTGAATATCCTGCAGCAGGTCGGATATATGGCACAATCAGATGCTCTATATACGGCTCTTACCGGTAAGGAGAATCTTATGTTTTTTGCATCGCTCTTTAAATTAGACAAAATGGAAAAACAGAAGCGTATTGCCTATGTGGCAGAATTAGTCAACTTAACCGAAGATCTTAATAAAAGAGTGTCTGCCTACTCCGGAGGCATGAAGCGCCGGCTATCTCTTGCCATTGCTTTAATTCAAAATCCTCAAGTGTTGATATTGGATGAGCCTACTGTTGGAATAGATCCTGAATTAAGACTGAGTATCTGGAATGAGCTAGTACGATTGAAAAGGGAGGAAGGGAAAACCATCATTGTGACCACTCACGTAATGGATGAAGCAGAAAGATGTGACTGCATCGCAATGGTACGAGATGGGTCCATTATTGCTTCTGGAACCTCTCGTCAATTAAAAGAAAAATACAAGGTTAATAGTTTAGACGAGGCCTTTTTGCAAGCTGGGAGGCAATCAAAATGA
- a CDS encoding class I SAM-dependent methyltransferase: METIHTYDDLLMMLDQLLKENARFNWDDFYSNRDREIPFFPNHPDENLVKYFRNKWFQSGMRVLELGCGPGRNAIYFAENGCSVDAVDLSEEALNWGRERVKENNLPVTFIKKNLFELDIEEGSYDIVYDSGCFHHIAPHRRMSYLHLVRRALKPNGFYGLTCFTVGGKYGGADLTDWDVYRIRSLNGGLGFTEDKLRAIFHDFKKIEIRKMESTNQNDVMAIEGLLTALFRLEY, encoded by the coding sequence ATGGAAACGATCCATACTTATGATGACTTATTAATGATGCTGGATCAGTTATTAAAAGAGAATGCCCGCTTTAATTGGGATGATTTTTATTCCAATCGTGATCGAGAGATTCCTTTTTTTCCAAACCATCCGGATGAAAACCTAGTTAAATACTTCAGGAATAAGTGGTTTCAGTCAGGAATGAGAGTGCTTGAATTGGGCTGCGGCCCAGGAAGAAACGCTATTTATTTTGCTGAAAATGGATGTTCAGTTGATGCCGTAGACCTATCAGAAGAGGCATTGAATTGGGGCAGGGAAAGGGTGAAGGAAAATAATTTGCCCGTAACTTTTATCAAGAAAAACCTTTTTGAATTGGACATCGAGGAAGGCTCATATGATATTGTTTATGATTCGGGGTGCTTCCATCATATAGCACCGCACCGCAGAATGAGCTATTTACATTTAGTGAGAAGGGCTTTAAAGCCTAATGGCTTTTATGGATTAACTTGTTTTACTGTGGGAGGAAAGTATGGAGGGGCGGATTTGACAGATTGGGATGTATACAGAATACGCAGTCTTAATGGCGGGCTCGGATTTACCGAGGATAAACTTCGAGCAATCTTTCATGATTTTAAAAAGATTGAGATAAGGAAGATGGAGTCAACAAATCAAAATGATGTCATGGCGATTGAAGGGTTATTGACAGCTTTATTTCGCTTGGAGTATTAG
- a CDS encoding PH domain-containing protein, whose amino-acid sequence MLKKIASDALGLSDVGTIISKADYDKTEADDYVMHEDGEQIYFLIKTKADEYCFTNLAVIHVDGDSAVSSKRVLKRYPYAQHKISNVMLETAGKIDLDVEIKFTIGNIPFDIDVKKSQIEQLKDLYKALVRISEINYENELALGFSNQSLDRAVQSIQSSRSEEASVFESYKGITEFTFEWLKTNKENYSVKDFGEVYEKYINN is encoded by the coding sequence ATGTTAAAGAAAATCGCTTCAGATGCATTAGGCTTGTCCGATGTTGGTACGATCATTTCAAAGGCGGATTATGACAAGACTGAAGCCGACGATTACGTCATGCATGAGGACGGGGAACAGATTTATTTTCTTATTAAAACGAAGGCGGATGAGTATTGCTTTACGAACTTAGCTGTTATTCATGTGGATGGGGACAGTGCCGTTTCATCGAAGAGAGTACTTAAGCGCTATCCATATGCCCAACACAAGATTTCGAATGTGATGCTTGAGACGGCAGGCAAGATTGACCTTGATGTTGAGATTAAATTTACGATTGGCAATATTCCGTTCGATATTGACGTGAAAAAGAGCCAAATAGAACAACTGAAAGATTTGTACAAGGCACTCGTTCGCATTTCAGAAATCAATTATGAAAACGAGCTTGCCCTTGGGTTCTCCAATCAAAGCTTAGATAGAGCGGTGCAATCCATTCAAAGCTCCCGTTCAGAGGAAGCCTCTGTATTCGAATCCTATAAAGGAATTACGGAGTTTACCTTTGAATGGCTGAAAACAAATAAAGAGAACTATTCTGTAAAAGACTTTGGCGAAGTATATGAGAAGTACATCAATAACTAA
- a CDS encoding TetR/AcrR family transcriptional regulator, with amino-acid sequence MKHNNLLDEMAKMLEKSNKQTVKQQKIIEVAITSFAEKGYSNTSTAEIAKKAGVAEGTIFKHYGTKENLLLSIMVPFLKDFFPLKVDELVGHLMNDKCTFEEFLRTLITDRSAFLAENREIFQVFVKEMFYKEELRNELLPFAVEVGSNHLTKVIEQFKQRDEMKDVPNEIIQKMLITVIGGMFVTNFVLLNKQSISENEIEQVITFILEGLGKSS; translated from the coding sequence ATGAAACATAATAATCTACTGGATGAAATGGCTAAAATGCTTGAAAAATCCAATAAACAAACGGTTAAGCAACAGAAAATTATTGAAGTTGCTATTACATCTTTTGCGGAAAAAGGATATTCAAATACATCGACAGCTGAAATAGCGAAAAAAGCAGGCGTAGCTGAAGGGACAATCTTTAAACATTATGGCACGAAGGAAAATCTATTATTGTCGATAATGGTTCCATTTCTAAAAGATTTTTTCCCTTTGAAGGTAGATGAGCTTGTTGGACATCTCATGAATGATAAATGCACATTTGAAGAGTTTTTAAGAACTTTAATAACGGATCGCAGCGCATTTCTCGCTGAAAACAGAGAAATATTTCAAGTGTTCGTTAAGGAAATGTTTTATAAAGAAGAGCTTAGAAACGAATTACTTCCCTTTGCCGTAGAAGTTGGGTCAAATCATCTAACAAAAGTGATTGAACAATTTAAACAAAGGGATGAAATGAAAGACGTACCGAATGAAATCATTCAAAAAATGCTCATTACCGTCATAGGTGGAATGTTTGTCACAAATTTTGTTTTATTAAATAAACAATCCATAAGCGAAAATGAAATCGAACAAGTGATCACTTTCATTCTAGAGGGACTTGGAAAATCCTCTTGA
- a CDS encoding NADPH-dependent oxidoreductase — protein sequence MNEVIRTMQAHRSYRSYLDKQVDESQLEHIIQCVQAAPSWINGQQVSIIAVKEPERKQKLAMLCGNQKYVEEAPVFLVFCLDFYRAYLASQMEGTPFEISNNIDTLLVGATDVGIALGTAVTASESFGLGTVAIGGIRRNLEEVIEELNLPPYVLPVAGLCIGHPAEDPGLKPRLPEEAVVHEEQYQQDLLPALENYNTTYRAYLEERSKGSRSGTWTEAVANFYSKQYYQGIEEALKKQQLPHSK from the coding sequence ATGAATGAGGTTATACGCACAATGCAGGCACATCGTTCTTACCGTTCCTATCTAGACAAGCAAGTGGATGAAAGTCAGCTAGAACATATCATCCAATGTGTTCAAGCGGCACCTAGCTGGATTAACGGTCAGCAGGTTTCTATCATTGCCGTTAAAGAACCTGAGCGCAAACAGAAGCTCGCCATGTTATGTGGAAACCAGAAATATGTTGAAGAAGCACCAGTATTTCTTGTCTTCTGTCTCGATTTCTACCGGGCCTATTTAGCGAGCCAAATGGAAGGAACCCCCTTTGAAATAAGCAATAACATCGATACATTGCTTGTCGGGGCAACAGATGTCGGCATTGCCTTAGGTACTGCCGTTACGGCCTCGGAATCCTTTGGTTTAGGCACGGTTGCCATCGGCGGTATTAGACGGAACCTTGAGGAGGTCATCGAGGAGTTAAATCTGCCCCCTTATGTCCTTCCGGTAGCAGGGCTGTGCATCGGCCACCCTGCCGAAGACCCGGGTCTTAAACCGCGTCTCCCAGAAGAGGCTGTCGTTCATGAAGAACAGTATCAGCAGGATCTATTGCCTGCCCTAGAGAATTACAACACTACCTATCGCGCCTATTTAGAAGAGCGTTCCAAAGGCAGCCGCAGCGGTACTTGGACAGAGGCTGTAGCAAACTTCTACAGCAAGCAGTATTATCAAGGCATTGAAGAAGCGCTAAAAAAACAGCAGCTGCCTCATAGTAAATAA
- a CDS encoding dicarboxylate/amino acid:cation symporter produces the protein MNLTKKIIIGLVLGAAVGLILNIYSPSLFTQLDMYLFSPLGTIFINLIKLLVVPIVLFSIILGVAGLGDPKKLGSIGLKTVTYFLITTAMAIMLAMMLATVISPGTKGEFDTSKAEFSAEEAPSIAETLLGIIPSNPFQAMVNGDMLQIIFFAALIGFALTALGKKTEGIVKLIEQGNDVVMFLVTWVMKLAPYGTFGLIATAVGSQGYSAMKAMGLYMIVVVIALVIHTIVVYGGTILFVAKKNPLWFFKGFAPAMTLGFSTSSSNATLPVSMETAQDNLGVRKEISSFVQPLGATINMDGTAIMQGVATIFIAQVYDVNLTFTALITVVITAVLASIGTAGVPGVGLIMLAMVLTSVNLPVEGIGLILGIDRLLDMARTSVNITGDAACAVMIDQQERKKEKKNASSSDTVEA, from the coding sequence ATGAACTTAACAAAAAAAATTATTATTGGCTTGGTACTGGGTGCTGCCGTTGGTCTCATCCTAAATATTTACTCCCCTTCCTTATTTACACAACTTGATATGTATCTTTTCAGCCCACTCGGGACTATCTTCATCAATCTAATTAAATTACTCGTCGTTCCAATCGTTCTCTTTTCCATCATTTTAGGTGTAGCCGGTTTAGGAGATCCCAAAAAGCTTGGCTCCATCGGTCTTAAGACGGTTACGTATTTCTTGATTACAACAGCCATGGCCATCATGCTTGCGATGATGCTGGCTACCGTCATCTCACCAGGAACGAAAGGAGAATTCGATACTTCTAAAGCTGAGTTCTCAGCAGAAGAAGCCCCATCTATCGCAGAGACCCTGCTCGGAATTATTCCAAGCAACCCGTTTCAAGCCATGGTTAACGGAGATATGCTTCAAATCATCTTCTTCGCCGCCTTGATTGGATTCGCTTTGACAGCCTTAGGCAAGAAAACGGAAGGCATTGTTAAGCTGATTGAACAAGGAAACGATGTCGTCATGTTCCTCGTCACATGGGTAATGAAATTGGCGCCATATGGAACTTTTGGTCTGATTGCCACTGCAGTCGGAAGCCAAGGCTACAGTGCAATGAAAGCCATGGGTCTTTATATGATTGTCGTTGTGATTGCTCTTGTTATTCATACAATCGTTGTCTACGGCGGCACGATTCTATTTGTTGCCAAGAAAAACCCTCTTTGGTTCTTTAAAGGCTTCGCACCGGCAATGACATTAGGATTCAGTACCTCCAGCAGTAACGCCACTCTTCCTGTATCAATGGAAACGGCTCAGGATAATCTTGGAGTCAGGAAAGAGATTTCAAGCTTCGTTCAGCCTTTAGGTGCCACGATTAATATGGACGGAACGGCTATCATGCAAGGGGTTGCGACCATCTTTATTGCACAAGTGTATGATGTGAACCTTACCTTTACAGCGCTTATTACCGTCGTCATTACGGCTGTATTAGCGAGTATCGGAACGGCCGGCGTGCCTGGTGTCGGACTGATCATGCTTGCGATGGTTTTGACATCGGTTAACCTCCCTGTCGAAGGAATCGGCTTGATACTTGGGATTGACCGTTTGCTTGATATGGCAAGAACCTCTGTCAATATTACCGGTGATGCAGCATGCGCCGTGATGATTGACCAGCAAGAACGAAAGAAAGAAAAAAAGAATGCTTCTTCCTCTGACACAGTAGAAGCTTAA
- a CDS encoding YhdT family protein, producing the protein MKDKRFKIANREAIIGIILVLINFIWWYAFAYGMGGGDPKSYTYILGMPAWFFYSCVIGFILMVVLVTCVVKFLFKEVSFDDEEGGEEE; encoded by the coding sequence ATGAAAGACAAACGTTTTAAAATCGCCAACCGGGAAGCCATCATCGGCATCATCCTCGTGTTAATCAACTTTATATGGTGGTATGCCTTTGCCTATGGCATGGGCGGTGGCGATCCGAAATCTTATACATACATATTAGGCATGCCTGCCTGGTTCTTTTACAGCTGTGTCATCGGCTTTATCCTTATGGTTGTGCTGGTTACATGTGTCGTAAAATTTTTATTTAAGGAAGTATCATTTGATGATGAGGAAGGCGGGGAAGAAGAATGA
- a CDS encoding general stress protein, with amino-acid sequence MAKIVYGKYDTQEEALQAVNALKYKGADGSDITILADKADRLRFTKEAPNSDVDTEAATGESFMDKIASFFSVDSTERIEDRLMAKGIQGVEAERLAEDVDNGKILILVDEGAAGMMETGLNDQTTHNSGLYANRNEEKAREEERKSQTVGNMSRADDLSVTADTRLDDSNLHEKDDLDKKRTYPKNRIDTDNL; translated from the coding sequence ATGGCAAAAATCGTTTACGGAAAATATGATACGCAGGAAGAAGCTTTACAGGCAGTGAATGCTCTTAAGTATAAAGGAGCGGATGGATCTGATATTACCATCTTGGCAGATAAGGCTGACCGCCTTCGCTTTACGAAGGAAGCACCGAATAGTGATGTGGATACCGAAGCAGCTACTGGTGAATCCTTTATGGACAAGATTGCCAGCTTTTTCTCGGTAGATTCAACTGAACGAATTGAGGACAGGTTAATGGCGAAAGGGATTCAAGGTGTAGAGGCAGAGCGCCTTGCGGAAGATGTTGATAATGGCAAGATCCTTATCCTTGTGGATGAAGGGGCTGCAGGCATGATGGAGACAGGTCTGAATGACCAAACGACTCATAATAGCGGCTTATATGCCAATCGAAATGAAGAGAAAGCACGTGAAGAGGAGCGAAAAAGTCAAACAGTCGGGAATATGAGCCGGGCTGATGATCTTTCCGTGACGGCTGATACACGTTTAGATGATTCTAATTTACATGAAAAAGACGATTTGGATAAGAAGAGAACCTATCCAAAAAATCGAATTGACACAGATAATCTATAA